Within the Chlorocebus sabaeus isolate Y175 chromosome 19, mChlSab1.0.hap1, whole genome shotgun sequence genome, the region TGCGGTGTGCACACGTGCCGACGGCGGGGACATTCACATCCATAAGAAGAAATCTCAGGTGAGCCCTGGCGCGGGAGTCCCCGCCTCCCAACTGCCAGTTCAGCCGCGGCGTGGCAGACCTCTGGCTGCCTGGCATTTGAGAGAGACAAGTCTTCCCACTTACTTCTCTGCCCCCGAGGTGAGGGGTCTGACTCCAGAAATACGCTGAGCTCCTGGGATCCTGTATCCCATTCGAGGAGCACAGAACCAGCTCATCCCCCACATCTCCCGGGAGGTCTGTGGCTTTGGACCGGCTCTAGGCCGGGTGGCCTCCCTATACTGACTTGGACTGACTCTGGGCCTGTGTGCGGGGCGGGGCCTCACTTGTCCTTCACATCTGCTTTCTTCCAGCAAGTGTTCGCGTCCCCGAGTAAACACCCCATGGACAGCAAAGGGGAAGAGTCCAAGATCAGCTACCCCAACATCTTCTTCATGATTGACAGCTTCGAGGAGGTGAGCTCCACGCAGGGCCCCTCTCCTTAGCTTCCCCTTCTCGGGAGATGGGTGTCAGGTGCTTCTCCCCCCGGCCTTAGCCTTGCAGAAAGGCGTGGGTGGCTTGGAGCCGGGAAGAGTCCAACTGAGGCAGACGTGGCTCGCCCTCTTCCCGGTGTTTGCTTGTGGGCAGGTGAATTCCCCTGGcgcagcctccatttcctcctctgtaaaatcaGCGTCATGATCATCTGTCCTACTTACTGTCAGGGCTGAAGACCAAGAGGCTCCTGAGTGGGAGGATGCCTCATAAACTCTCGAAAGCAGCGCTGCCCGGGCAGGAGGAGCCATTATTAATGCCAGTAAACTATAAAGAAGCACCTCCACGCCTGCACTGGCTTGGAATCCTAGGATGTCAAAGAGGGATGGGTTTCCGGAGTTATCTGGGCCAAGCCTTTGTTTTAAGGTTTGGGAAACGGGCCTGGGCAGAATGAGACTCACTGAGAAACACAGGGcgctgggagggtggggagggagctgGTCGCGGCTCACTCCCTGCTCTGCCCACTCGTGTCTCTCCTCTGTTGAGGCCCTGGTTGGGGTCCTTGTGTGCATCCGAGGCCCTTAGGGTCCTGAGGACTGAGAAGGAAGGCATGCGCGTCCGCAGGAAGATCCCAGCCTCAGGGAGGTCGTGTCCCCTCCCCAGGCACACGCAGTTCCtgtgtggcagagctgagatttgcaTCTAAGTCTTTGTGTCCTCGGAGCCCAGTCTGTGCGCCAGGCCCTGGGAGTAATGACTCGTTAAGGCGGCGGGATGGGGCCTGTGGTACCTTAGTCTGGTGCTGTCACCCCAGGTGGGCAGTCACCCTGCCACCACCACTGAGCCTTTGGCTACACAGGAGCCTCAAAGATGTagcaggcagggctgggcacCCCAGGCGGTGTGGAGGGGCCCAGACAGTGGCCGACAGTCCTGGTGAACCGTCATGAGGGCGTGCGTCTTCCGCCAGTCCCAGAGTCTCCGTAAGGGTCCCTGTCCTCCCCTGCTGCTCAGCCCCTGCCCCAGTGTGAGGCTGTTCCTGTCCCATGGGCCTTGGAGGGCATGAGGCCACAGGAGTGTGTGACAGAGAGCTAGCTGTCCCCTGCAAAATGGGGTTTTCCGAGCAGCCCTCCCTGCCAGTTGGGCCAGGCTGTGGTGTGGGCGGTAGGAGCCGATGGTCAAGTCCCTGTCTCTTTGTGCCCTGCCCCAGGTGTTCAGCGACATGACTGTGGGAGAAGGAGAGATGGTCTGTGTGGAGCTGGTGGCCAGTGACAAAACCAACACGTTCCAGGGGGTCATCTTTCAGGGCTCCATCCGCTATGAGGCGCTCAAGAAGGTGTATGACAACCGGGTGAGTGTGGGGCGTCCTCACAGGTGCTACCAGGCCTGGGGTCGGTGGCTCCACAGCCCACCTCGGTCCACACCACGAGGCCTCCCAGCCTGCTTCTGAGTGGTAGTGGCCATCAGGGGCACCCACAGACCATTGGGGTTCCTTCTAGGCGCTCCCTGGGCCTCTTCACATCATTCTTCATGGTCAGCCTCAGCCCACACGGGCCGCTTGCATTCATGTGAAATGTGAGCGGGGACTTCCTCCTCAGTCTCTAGTTCCCTGGGAAGTGATGGCTGATAGTGTCACTCGCTTCCTGCGACTGGCCCTGGAAGCGTTCCGAGTCGCCCCCAACTAAGCAAACAGATGTGGGCAGGCTGCTGTCCCCAGCAGGCACCATCTACAGCCAGCCTCACTGCCAGCCTGGCGCCCTGTCCTCAGCCTGGCGCCCTGTCCTCAGCCTGGCGCCCTGTCCTCAGCCTGGTGCCCTGTCCTCAGCTTGGCGTGTGGTTCatggggtggtgggaggggcaCCAGGAGGGGCACCAGGCAGGGATGTGGTTCCATTCCAGCTGCCCCGCCTGCCGGCTCAGACCCTCCCTCCCGGGCAGCCCCCACTCCTTGAGGGATGGTCACCTGGCTGTTCATGTCTCGGGGAGGGGCCTCATGGAGCCATCGCCACCTCCCTGACTCAGGCTGCCCCGCCGGCCCCCAGGTGAGTGTGGCCGCCCGCATGGCACAGAAGATGTCGTTTGGCTTCTACAAGTACAACAACATGGAGTTTGTGCGCATGAAGGGCCCCCAGGGCAAGGGCCACGCCGAGATGGCGGTCAGCCGAGTGTCCACAGGTGACACGTCCCCCTGTGGGACTGAAGAGGACTCCAGCCCAGCTTCGCCCATGCACGAGCGGGTAAGGGCTGCatggctgggggctggggctccCGTCCCTCGGGTTCACTTTCCACTGCCTTCCCCCGTGCTCACGGCCCCTCGGGGACAAAGGTGTCATCATCCCCACCCACCAGTGTGCAGGCCGAGGTGCCGAGCGTGCAGAGGCTGGACCACCCAGCCCTTCTCTTTGCTCAGCGGTTTGTAGGAGGCGCTGCTGCGGGGGAAGGCGTTCCTGCCTTGCAGACCTGGAgggctgtgcctggccaaggtcacaccacaGGCTGGTGCTGGGCCAGGGCTCTTTCTGCCTCCCTGAGATGCCGCAAAGCCAGGCTGAGTCCACAGGGCCAGTAGGCAGAAGAGACTGGCTGGGGACTCGCGCCCGGCCCTGGCGCCTGCCTGGGTGGACCTGCTGGGTGAGCGTGGGCACATGGCCAGCCTTCCCTGGTGAGTCAGATGGGAATGATGGTGGCCGAGGGCCAGCCAGAGCATGCAGAGGCCTAGACCACCGAGCTCTGCCCCGAGGTTTGTACGAAGCACTGCTGCAGGAGAGGCATTCCTGCCTCGCACACCTGGAAACCAGACTTGCCAGCTCGCCCCAGGTCACAAGCTGTCTTGGGATAGCACTGGGCTTGGGCCCCTGCTCTGTCTCGAGGCCATCCTCCTTCCCcagggcaggaggctgaggtcagcagTGGCTTTGCTCCCAGCAGCCTGTGGTGGGGCACAGACAGGAGAAGGCCTCCAGCCCCACTGGCTGCTTTGCTCTGCCTGGTTCTTGCAGAGGGGCTGCCCAGAGCTGTAGGTCTTGGAAGAGGACAGGTGTGCTGGGCGGGGGGTGCCCGTGGCACAGGTCCGGAGCAGTCCTGCCCAGCCGTTGTCCAGGAGAGATGCCGCCCACAGCTGGGATCCTGCTCTGCTGCTCTCACAACCTTGGGTGTGTCTCttcctctccaagcctcagttttctcatctagaaaCAGGGCACGAGGATCCCTGCCCCTTCAGTATTTGGGAGGCTCTGAGAAGTCTGGGGCTTGGCCCTCAGGAGGATTCCCAGGTGGCAGCCGCTATAGTTGCCGTTGACCTACTTGGAAAGCAGACGCATGGGAATGTAAACAATGCTTTACTGCAGACATGCCTGAGATGAGGGAGTGTGTGTTTGTTATACTTTTAATTCGAGAAAGACCTTAACCATACTTATCTCCAGGCGGTCAGatgttggttttctttctcttctgtatacctttttttttgttggggtggggggagtatCTTCTGTAATGAATGTGTTTTACAATCCAAAGACGGCAAGGGCTATGTTTTGCAAAGATGGGTGAGAACTGCGGGAAGGGGCCTCTCTTGTCTTTAGAATAAGGTGGTTTATATTTCTGAGTTCATTTCTGAGATAAAGGGCCTGGTTCTTCTTCCTGGTCCTTAATTTTCCCCTGGGACTCTGACAAAACGTGTGTGTGAAAGTCCTTATGAAGATGTGGCCCGAGCTCTGGGCTGGACAAACCCGGGTGCCGTCTCCAGCCACAGCGTGAGGGCTGAGTGACCATAGGTCACTAGACCtgcctgagccttggttttcccaTCTGTCCAGTGGGAGTGGTTGTGAGGGGTGTGAAAGTCCCTGGTGCCTTAGCAACTGGGCAGCCGTGGGGTTCAGGGGGAGGGACGTGCTAGGGTCACACAGGGTCAGCAGCAGGGCTGGCCCCTGGGGACTGCCACCTGTGCGCCTGCTATTACCTGTCTCCTTCTCCCTCGGGGTCGTCTGGAGCCAGTGCGTGACACATGCCGACTCTGTGTATTGTGGTTGgtgctgtttgtttcttttatcttttgaaaacCTTCCCCGGCTTGTGGGAACACCGTCTGGAGCCCAGCAGCTGCCAGGACTTTGGTGGATGTCGGAGCCTTGACGAGGAGGCTGACGGGGCTCCCGAAGTCTCGGTCCCAGCTCATCCTGCTCCTCAGATTCTTGTtggcatggggaggagggaggagatggGCCAAGTTCCCTCTGGCTGGAACGCCCTTCCCCCCCTTCTTCACCTGGCGAACTCCTACTCGTCCTTCAAGACCCAGCTCCAGCggcatctcctccaggaagccttccctgatttccCAGGCTGTGGATCCTTTTTGCCTCTGTGCTTCATGTATCCtgtgcttctctttctctgtctccacaGCCAGCATGCTGTCTATGGTTGTCACTCTCTGAGTCTGTCACCCCAGCAGACTgtgaactccttgagggcagggacctgcGATGTGCCTATCTGTCCTTAGTGCTGTGGCTGCCTGGCCCTGAGTGGGTGTGAATGTTTGGTGACCAGAACCAAACGTGATTAGAAGTGGGGAGGAGATAGAGGCCTAGAGCCACTTAGCATAGCATCTCCTGTGAGGGGTGCTGGGAACGAGAGGGATGGGGCCACTTCAGCCCTGAGAAGTAGGATAAGGAGCGTGGCCCTGGGGGACAGAAGACAGGGCTGCTGCCATCCTGCTTGGTGACCACAGGCAAGCCAAGGTCTCAGTCCCTGCCTTAGTTTCTCCATCCGTCAGATGGGCTGACGCTAGCCCCTGTCTCACAGAGCTGGGAGGCTCGGTGGGTCTCTGTGGGGCCAGTGCTCACTCGGCGTCAGCAACTGTTGTTAATTTGTGCTTGAACACCCCCCCAGCCAGTGTCTGAGGCCCAGAGGAGGGGGTCTTTCTGCCATTTGCAGCAGCAGCCTGGTTGCTCCTCGGGCAGCACTGGTAGCCAGGTGGCCTGCTGGCCCCTGGGCTGGAACGCATCTTCCAGTCTCTAGGCCCCACCTAGCACGGGCCAGTTGGGGCTGGATCCTCTTGGCCGAGCGACCTCTTCCCTGGGAGCTGTGTCGGGTTGTTtgagggtgggagaggaggggcATTGGGACCCCCGGGTATGGGGCTATTCTGCTCTGGTGACTTTGGCTCCTTGTTCCCAGGTGACCTCCTTCAGCACGCCCCCCACCCCAGAGCGGAACAACCGGCCCGCCTTCTTCTCCCCATCCCTCAAGAGGAAGGTGCCCCGGAACCGGATCGCCGAGATGAAGAAGTCTCACTCCGCCAACGACAGCGAGGAGTTCTTCCGGGAGGACGACGGTGGAGGTGACCCCCCACTCCGTGCCCTAGGGCCCCCGTGCCCTTCAGTCTTCTCTAGATCCagaccatttattcattcatctgttcattcagCAACACTTAGAGAGCGGGTGCCATGTGCCAGCCACCCCTCCAGGAGCTGAGGGTAGAGCCGGGGACGGACAGAAATGGCTGCTTCCGGGGTTCCCGTCCTGGTGGGCCCAGGCATCTCCTTGGCAGAGTGCTTGGAGCCCAGACGTGCAGCAGTATGTCAGTTTCAGGGGCTTCCCCACCTTTCTAAGGCCTTTCAGCCTGCTTAAGAAGGCcgatgggggccgggcgcggtggctcaagcctgtaatcccagcactttgggaggccgagacgggcggatcacgaggtcaggagattgagaccatcctggctaacacggtgaaaccccgtctctactaaaaacacacaaaaaaaaacctagccgggcgaggtggcgggcgcctgtagtccccgctactcgggaggctgaggcaggagaatggcgtaaacccgggaggcggagcttgcagtgagctgagatccggccactgcactccagcccgggcgacagagcaagactccgtctcaaaaaaaaaaaaaaaaaaaaaaaaaaaaagaaggccgatGGGTGATCTGACGGCTCCACACACACGGGctgtggagggagagaggagggctcCCCTCCCTTGGGTCAGCTCACCCTCAAGGGGAGGCCCAGCCCTGCTAGCTCTGTGCAGCCTCCCAGGACCGTGTGCTCTTTGGTGACAGAGTCGCCACCTCATGcagcctcctcccagcctcctgtGCCCCTGTCCCCCAGACTCTGGGTGTCTgtatctgggtgttcctgtgCCCCTCAGTCCTGCCCAGGCAGTCTGCACTCTCTCCTGAGCGCCTGCACCTGCTCCCTGTCCTCGCTCAGTGACCGTCCAGAATACAGGAGTCGTTCCCAGAGCCCCCAGGGAGGCCACGAAGGGGGGGTTTTAAGCAAGGGAGTGACACAATCAGATTAGCATATTTAAAATGCCACTCAGCAGACCCTGTGGGAAATGGCTCCTGGGGACAGCGGTGGCCATCACAGACTGGTTGGGAGGTTCTGCCACGCTCTGCTGGCATGGACCACGTGCCTTCCTCACTGTCATCCTCAGGACCCAGTGGGCGCCTGGCTGTGCactgtgtgcatgtctgtctaGTGTATGGAAGTGAaggattggccaggtgcagtggctcacacctgtaatcccagcatttagcaaggccgaggtgggtggatcatctgaggtcaggagttcgagaccagcctggccagcatggtgaaaccccatctctactaaaaacacaaaaaattagccccgagtagtggcaggagcctgtaatcccagctactctggaggctgaggcaggagaattgcttgaacccgggaggcagaggttacagtgagccgagattgcgccattgcgctccaggctgggcaacaagaatgagattgtctcaaaaaataaggaaGTGAAGGATTCGCTGATAACTCCCACTGAGCACCTCCCCCAGTGGGGAGCTGGGGCTGCAGCATTGGTCAGAAGAGGTGGCAGTCTTTGTCCTGACTACTGGAACCAAGAGGCAGGGGCCCCGCCTGTGCAAGGCCCGGGTCAGGGACTCCAGCACTGGCCTCCACCTGCTcttgtgtgaacttgggcaagccCCTTCCCCACCTGGGCCCATTCCCGAGTCAGTGAGAAGTATTGATCACTGCCCTAGTCTACCTCTCTGGGGCAGGTTCCCCCAGCCGGGAGCGCAGGACTGGGTAACGGTGCAGGTCGGCCCAGGCTTGCCCCTCCCATGCTCTGCAGGTGGCAGTGCCTCTTCCAGGGACAGGGCCCGTGGAAGCAGTGAATTACACACTCTGTGTGGCAGACCCCCGGAGGAGACTGAGCTCgagacagagaagggagagatgagGGGGTGACCAAAGAAGTCTTCCGGGAGGTGGAGGCGTGGGTCTGGGccggaggaagggggaggggtgTCACGGGCGAGGAGGCGGCCGCTCTGGAGTGCGTGGGTGCTGGTGTGGAGGTGTTGGTAAGGAGCGTCCCTGCCTCAGCAGAGCGTGGCCTCAGCCTGGCCTGGGAGCTGGCGTCCTGCTCTTCCCCCCGCAGCCTGTGCTGTGGGCCTTgacctggccttctctcctccagCCGATCTGCACAATGCAACTAACCTGCGGTCTCGGTCCCTGTCGGGCACGGGACGGTCCCTGGTTGGGTCCTGGCTGAAGCTGAACAGAGCAGATGGAAACTTCCTTCTCTATGCACACTTGACCTACGTGACTTTGCCGCTGCATCGGATTTTAACAGGTAACGCTGGCTGATTTTAACAGGGAAGCGGCCGCGCCCCACAGCCAGCTCTACCTCCAGGGCCTTGGTGCTTGCGAGCCACCCGGAGTCGTCCCGCCCCGTCCGGTCGGTTGGTTGGGTTTCTTTGCAGGGCTCTTGGCCTCCTTTTCTCAGACTTTGGGTGGAGCCATAGCTTTCCCAGAATCCTCCCTTTGCTCACCTTTCTGGCACACCTGCTGTCCCCTCGAGTGCCACAAGCCCGGGTGTGTGTGATTCACAGGCGATGGGAGGCTCTTGGGCCACCTCACCCACCCAGGCCTGCAGCAGCTGTGACAGGCCGTGGCTCTGGCCCCCACACCAGCTTGTACCTGAGCCCCTGCAGGGTGTGCCGTTGCTGCGGGCCCGTTTCCCAGTCTGCAGGTGGGGATGGTGGAGACGCGTCTCCTCTGCAGTCTGTGAAGCCTGGAGAGGAGATGCGTGAGTGGCCGAGGCGGGCTTCCTTCAGAAGTGGCACTGCTTAGCACTCCCTGCTGTTGAGGGTTACTGTTTCACCTGCTTCCCTCCTGCCGGCCCTAGACATCCTGGAAGTTCGGCAGAAGCCCATCCTGATGACCTAGCTGCGTGCGGAGCCTGTGCAGAGCCCCGGCCGGGCCCAGCCCTGGGAGTGCTGCCAAGTGCCTACCTGTCCACCGCCACCGGTGTCTCCTGTGACCCGCCAGTGCTGGAGCCGCAGCCAGGCGAGGCCACTCGACTCCCAGGGCCAGGGCCGACTCCACGAACACCAGCCCAAACTGAAGTGCCTCTTTCCTCCCCTGCTGGCTCTGCTCCGCCCTGTGCCCCCCGCCTGTCGCCCCCCAACCCATCTCTGGAGAGCCCTCTGCACCCAAACAGGACTAGAGCTGCCGAGCGGCCATGAGAGAGAGCGGGAGGAGCAGCTGATGCCCAGAGCGGGGCCAGACCGGCGCATCTACGTTCACATGCCCCCAGCAGCAGGTGGAACCACCCAGCCAGGGCACTCGGCGCATCAGACTGTCCACACCTTCTTCAGGAACGCCAGTTGAAGATTCTGGAATGCCATGTGGATGAACTTCAGCACCCGAGTCAGTCCCAGCTCATCCTTCCCAGTTGACCACTTTGTTCTAATAGGAGATGGGAATACAAGAAGTTTGATGGCTTTGCCCTGGGCTGGGAATACCTCACCCACGCCCAGTTCCAGAAAGGCCTCCAGCTGAGCAGACGGCCCCGATCCCGCCAGAACGGCCTTTTGCTTCCAGCCAAAGAACACCGCCAACACACACACCTCCAACCTGGGACATCCACGCTGGGCCTCGGACGGAGGGACCCGCAGAATTTGGATTCTGAGGGTAGTCGGGAGGCCTCGGTAGCCACGCAGAACAGGATTATCTGCCAGAGGGTGTCTGATGTGGGGTGGGGCTGGCATCATCCCAGGGAGGTTCTCGGTGGGACCCCGTCTTCTGGGGGCGGGGGTGTCTTCATCGTCCCTGGTTTCCTGGAGCTCACTTCCTTTGACAGCGTGTGCTGGTCCCATCTCAGACCAGCTCACTGAGGCAGAGGAGTTGCTCAGAGGCTCACATGGGCACTCCCATCGGTTCGTGTGAGCAGctgcccagccccaggcctgcccTCAGCCTGGTCCAGCATGAAGGCGTTTCCATCTGCAAGGATGCACGGTGCCCTCCCCGAGAGCAGGCCTGTCCCCTCCCCAACTGGGAATCAGCTGGAAGCTGGGTCTCTTTTGGCTGGTTTTGTTTGAAGTTCCCAGGAATGTTTCAGGTTTTCCAGCGATGTGTTTAGGGATCTTCTCTGggggggaaaaggaagaggaggggcttgTTCTCCCATCTGTTTATTCTTTGGGCTCCGGGAACAGGGGACTACTTTGGGGCTTTCTCCAgacttttgtatattattattaaaagcgAGCTATTGCATTTCATTCTGCCTCAGTTTGCccacctgtgaaatggggctTACACCACCTACCTCACTGaagtctccagggttcaagtgtgTGGCTGGGTCAGGGCACGGTCACCCCATCATTCTGCATAGGTTGGGTCGGATGTTAGACTCCTGGGAtgcccacctccccctccccctttgtAATAACGTAGTCCGAGACTGTGCTTGGTGGGGGATTTGAACCTTCTCTCTCCTCTAGCAGTGTCCGCTCAGGCCTGATGGCTCAGCTCTGCACAATTTCATGTTCCAAACCCGTGTCTTAGGGCAGCACAGAGCCAGGTCATGTCATGCCCCAAAGTGTGGGGACAGAGCCTCAGCGAGCCCCGAGCGTGGCCAGCCCCATTTGAGTGCCCTCAGGGGATGCCAAATGCTGTTTCCAAGCTTGTGTCCATGTGGCTAAAATCCACCTATTTCTTCAGGAACTCTTCCCCTGGTTGTTCTGGGGACTTGGGAGGAACACAGTCCTGACAGCTCGTCCGTGGGAAGATGAGGCAGTCCAGGTCGTGAGCAGCACAGCGGCCCGCCCTCTGTTCTCAGAAGTGAGGGGCGTGAGAAGGTTCTCTCCCCTAGGCCAGCATGTGGCCAAGCTCGGAGGCTTGCCTGGATGGCTCGGGGCGAGCTGGGCTCCTCGTCTGTCAGATGGCGAAAGTGCTGCCCGCCTCACAGGTGACCATGAGGACCAGTCACAGTGACGTGTGAGAGGGCTCGCTGGTCACGGAAACGTGTGCAAATCATGCTGGTTTAGAGACCAGCCCTCAATGTGTAAGGCATGTGAACAGAGCACACGGTGGACTGGCGGTTTCATAGCCAACACGTAGCACCTACCATGTGCGGCCGCTGGTCCGACCCCATCTTACAGACGAGGAAACCAGCACACAGGCACTAGGGGACTGCCCGGAACAAACAGCAGGGGCCAGCGACGGGAGTCAAACCCAGGCATGTGGCCCGGCCTGCACGCTGAGCCACACGGTGCTGCCCGGACAGATGGACAGACACTTGGTGGAGTCTGCCTTTCTTAGTCCCTAAAACCCTCTCCAAAGGGTACTTGCGATGCCGGATTTAAACCTTGCTCAGGGCCACTTAGCCACTTGAGAACTAGACAGGAAGGTATTACTCCCAGGTTTGTCTTTCCAAAGTAACAAACGATATGTAGAATGAAGTAACAGAGTAACAAGTGGCAGGGCCAGAACCAGCGCCCCTGAAGTCCGGGTGTTGGCACATTTGTGTTTCTTGTACGG harbors:
- the KIAA0930 gene encoding uncharacterized protein KIAA0930 homolog isoform X2; the protein is MGCFKDDRIVFWTWMFSTYFMEKWAPRQDDMLFYVRRKLAYSGSESSADGRKATEPEVEVEVYRRDSKKLPGLGDPDIDWEESVCLNLILQKLDYMVTCAVCTRADGGDIHIHKKKSQQVFASPSKHPMDSKGEESKISYPNIFFMIDSFEEVFSDMTVGEGEMVCVELVASDKTNTFQGVIFQGSIRYEALKKVYDNRVSVAARMAQKMSFGFYKYNNMEFVRMKGPQGKGHAEMAVSRVSTGDTSPCGTEEDSSPASPMHERVTSFSTPPTPERNNRPAFFSPSLKRKVPRNRIAEMKKSHSANDSEEFFREDDGGADLHNATNLRSRSLSGTGRSLVGSWLKLNRADGNFLLYAHLTYVTLPLHRILTDILEVRQKPILMT
- the KIAA0930 gene encoding uncharacterized protein KIAA0930 homolog isoform X1; protein product: MLRAIAEERGRLSLRREVCGLGCFKDDRIVFWTWMFSTYFMEKWAPRQDDMLFYVRRKLAYSGSESSADGRKATEPEVEVEVYRRDSKKLPGLGDPDIDWEESVCLNLILQKLDYMVTCAVCTRADGGDIHIHKKKSQQVFASPSKHPMDSKGEESKISYPNIFFMIDSFEEVFSDMTVGEGEMVCVELVASDKTNTFQGVIFQGSIRYEALKKVYDNRVSVAARMAQKMSFGFYKYNNMEFVRMKGPQGKGHAEMAVSRVSTGDTSPCGTEEDSSPASPMHERVTSFSTPPTPERNNRPAFFSPSLKRKVPRNRIAEMKKSHSANDSEEFFREDDGGADLHNATNLRSRSLSGTGRSLVGSWLKLNRADGNFLLYAHLTYVTLPLHRILTDILEVRQKPILMT
- the KIAA0930 gene encoding uncharacterized protein KIAA0930 homolog isoform X3; amino-acid sequence: MWGYGHTLAKAMLQGPGWPSFLTPVRPPSAGCFKDDRIVFWTWMFSTYFMEKWAPRQDDMLFYVRRKLAYSGSESSADGRKATEPEVEVEVYRRDSKKLPGLGDPDIDWEESVCLNLILQKLDYMVTCAVCTRADGGDIHIHKKKSQQVFASPSKHPMDSKGEESKISYPNIFFMIDSFEEVFSDMTVGEGEMVCVELVASDKTNTFQGVIFQGSIRYEALKKVYDNRVSVAARMAQKMSFGFYKYNNMEFVRMKGPQGKGHAEMAVSRVSTGDTSPCGTEEDSSPASPMHERVTSFSTPPTPERNNRPAFFSPSLKRKVPRNRIAEMKKSHSANDSEEFFREDDGGADLHNATNLRSRSLSGTGRSLVGSWLKLNRADGNFLLYAHLTYVTLPLHRILTDILEVRQKPILMT